A window from Gossypium raimondii isolate GPD5lz chromosome 7, ASM2569854v1, whole genome shotgun sequence encodes these proteins:
- the LOC105786173 gene encoding beta-amyrin 16-alpha-hydroxylase CYP87D16 isoform X2 — MGLPLLGETLSLLVTARSIDIHPFFKERMSRYGPLFKTSVAGRSIVISADPDFNSFLFQQEGKLVEMWYMDSFAKLLRQDTTAASGYVHKYLRHLVLNHFGVETLKHRLLPQLECAINQRLQEWAKQPEVQLKDQTAAMIFEFTAKHMLSYEPEKSSDTIALNLSNFLEGLMAFPLRIPGTAFYRCKKRQQKVIQVISKLVEERLNSGEGGRISKTDFLDQIVEDMRTESFLTKEFATHVLFGILLASFETVSSTIALAIKYLSDHPSLLQQLTEEHEQILNKKRRDCNPGLEDGLEWEDYKSMHFTRNVINESLRLANVAPGILRRVIKDIHVNGYIIPQGWAIMVVPAALQLNPEAFEDPLTFNPSRWKNIGSNATAKNFMAFGGGNRTCAGADFSKVLMAIFLHVLVTKYRWKKMKGGDVVRAPTLGFADGFTISVLEKQA; from the exons ATGGGACTCCCACTTCTGGGAGAGACCCTCAGTTTACTTGTCACAGCCAGGTCCATAGACATCCATCCTTTTTTTAAGGAAAGAATGAGTAGGTATGGTCCACTGTTCAAAACAAGTGTAGCAGGTCGATCAATTGTGATATCGGCGGATCCCGATTTCAATAGTTTCTTGTTTCAACAAGAAGGTAAACTTGTTGAGATGTGGTACATGGATTCCTTCGCAAAATTGCTTCGCCAAGATACTACAGCAGCAAGTGGCTATGTACACAAATATCTGAGGCACCTTGTTTTGAATCACTTTGGTGTTGAGACTCTTAAACACAGGCTGCTGCCTCAACTAGAATGTGCCATAAATCAAAGATTGCAGGAGTGGGCTAAGCAGCCGGAGGTACAACTCAAAGACCAAACTGCTGCA atgatatttgaatttactGCGAAGCACATGCTTAGTTACGAACCAGAAAAATCGTCAGATACTATAGCCCTAAACTTATCCAACTTCTTGGAGGGACTGATGGCATTTCCTTTACGCATCCCCGGTACTGCTTTCTACAGATGTAAAAAG AGGCAGCAAAAAGTAATACAAGTTATAAGTAAATTAGTGGAAGAGAGACTGAATTCGGGAGAAGGTGGACGAATTAGCAAAACAGATTTTCTCGACCAAATTGTGGAAGACATGAGGACAGAATCATTCTTGACAAAGGAATTTGCTACTCATGTTCTCTTTGGAATCCTCCTCGCTAGCTTTGAGACTGTTTCTTCCACTATTGCCTTAGCCATCAAGTATTTATCCGACCATCCTTCTTTACTACAACAACTTACG GAGGAGCATGAGCAGATTCTtaataagaaaagaagagaTTGTAATCCTGGACTTGAAGATGGACTTGAATGGGAGGATTACAAATCCATGCATTTTACTCGTAAC GTCATCAATGAGTCGCTTAGATTAGCAAATGTTGCTCCTGGGATCTTAAGAAGGGTTATAAAAGACATTCATGTCAATG GGTACATAATACCACAAGGTTGGGCTATCATGGTTGTGCCTGCAGCCCTACAGCTTAATCCTGAGGCTTTCGAAGATCCTCTTACCTTCAACCCTTCAAGATGGAAG AACATTGGAAGCAATGCGACGGCAAAGAATTTCATGGCATTTGGAGGAGGCAATAGAACATGTGCGGGAGCAGATTTCAGCAAGGTCCTGATGGCTATATTTTTACACGTTTTGGTAACCAAGTACAG GTGGAAAAAGATGAAGGGGGGAGATGTGGTTCGTGCACCCACTCTGGGATTTGCCGACGGTTTCACCATTAGTGTTTTGGAAAAGCAAGCGTAA
- the LOC105786173 gene encoding beta-amyrin 16-alpha-hydroxylase CYP87D16 isoform X1, with protein sequence MEMMVRSVWLFLFPLLVISIRWIYRWRNPKCKGTLPPGSMGLPLLGETLSLLVTARSIDIHPFFKERMSRYGPLFKTSVAGRSIVISADPDFNSFLFQQEGKLVEMWYMDSFAKLLRQDTTAASGYVHKYLRHLVLNHFGVETLKHRLLPQLECAINQRLQEWAKQPEVQLKDQTAAMIFEFTAKHMLSYEPEKSSDTIALNLSNFLEGLMAFPLRIPGTAFYRCKKRQQKVIQVISKLVEERLNSGEGGRISKTDFLDQIVEDMRTESFLTKEFATHVLFGILLASFETVSSTIALAIKYLSDHPSLLQQLTEEHEQILNKKRRDCNPGLEDGLEWEDYKSMHFTRNVINESLRLANVAPGILRRVIKDIHVNGYIIPQGWAIMVVPAALQLNPEAFEDPLTFNPSRWKNIGSNATAKNFMAFGGGNRTCAGADFSKVLMAIFLHVLVTKYRWKKMKGGDVVRAPTLGFADGFTISVLEKQA encoded by the exons ATGGAGATGATGGTGAGGTCTGTTTGGCTTTTCTTGTTTCCTTTGCTTGTAATAAGTATTAGGTGGATCTATAGGTGGAGGAACCCTAAATGTAAAGGAACACTGCCTCCAGGTTCGATGGGACTCCCACTTCTGGGAGAGACCCTCAGTTTACTTGTCACAGCCAGGTCCATAGACATCCATCCTTTTTTTAAGGAAAGAATGAGTAGGTATGGTCCACTGTTCAAAACAAGTGTAGCAGGTCGATCAATTGTGATATCGGCGGATCCCGATTTCAATAGTTTCTTGTTTCAACAAGAAGGTAAACTTGTTGAGATGTGGTACATGGATTCCTTCGCAAAATTGCTTCGCCAAGATACTACAGCAGCAAGTGGCTATGTACACAAATATCTGAGGCACCTTGTTTTGAATCACTTTGGTGTTGAGACTCTTAAACACAGGCTGCTGCCTCAACTAGAATGTGCCATAAATCAAAGATTGCAGGAGTGGGCTAAGCAGCCGGAGGTACAACTCAAAGACCAAACTGCTGCA atgatatttgaatttactGCGAAGCACATGCTTAGTTACGAACCAGAAAAATCGTCAGATACTATAGCCCTAAACTTATCCAACTTCTTGGAGGGACTGATGGCATTTCCTTTACGCATCCCCGGTACTGCTTTCTACAGATGTAAAAAG AGGCAGCAAAAAGTAATACAAGTTATAAGTAAATTAGTGGAAGAGAGACTGAATTCGGGAGAAGGTGGACGAATTAGCAAAACAGATTTTCTCGACCAAATTGTGGAAGACATGAGGACAGAATCATTCTTGACAAAGGAATTTGCTACTCATGTTCTCTTTGGAATCCTCCTCGCTAGCTTTGAGACTGTTTCTTCCACTATTGCCTTAGCCATCAAGTATTTATCCGACCATCCTTCTTTACTACAACAACTTACG GAGGAGCATGAGCAGATTCTtaataagaaaagaagagaTTGTAATCCTGGACTTGAAGATGGACTTGAATGGGAGGATTACAAATCCATGCATTTTACTCGTAAC GTCATCAATGAGTCGCTTAGATTAGCAAATGTTGCTCCTGGGATCTTAAGAAGGGTTATAAAAGACATTCATGTCAATG GGTACATAATACCACAAGGTTGGGCTATCATGGTTGTGCCTGCAGCCCTACAGCTTAATCCTGAGGCTTTCGAAGATCCTCTTACCTTCAACCCTTCAAGATGGAAG AACATTGGAAGCAATGCGACGGCAAAGAATTTCATGGCATTTGGAGGAGGCAATAGAACATGTGCGGGAGCAGATTTCAGCAAGGTCCTGATGGCTATATTTTTACACGTTTTGGTAACCAAGTACAG GTGGAAAAAGATGAAGGGGGGAGATGTGGTTCGTGCACCCACTCTGGGATTTGCCGACGGTTTCACCATTAGTGTTTTGGAAAAGCAAGCGTAA